One genomic region from Candidatus Rokuibacteriota bacterium encodes:
- a CDS encoding branched-chain amino acid ABC transporter permease — translation MAMELFLQQVASGVVSGSIYALIALGYVIIYKATDVVNFAQGDLMMAGAYSGIVAYSLLGLPFGVALAAAVAVGTILGLAVGGTVSTMLVRFKSSLVNTIILTLSIGIVLNSLAMLIFGPNPYPLPTSFGKEPVIFGGIRITPLSLMIIAFSAVVMAALFAFFRYTWVGKAMRATAQNRDAASLMGIDVGRMFALSWTLGSVLGALGGVLLAPLIHAEPSMGIVAVKAFAAAIIGGFTSLPGAIVGGLLLGILENLAGGYLSMAFKDGIAYLVLGAILLVKPTGFFERQAVRRV, via the coding sequence GTGGCCATGGAGCTGTTTCTCCAGCAAGTGGCGAGCGGGGTGGTGTCTGGGTCCATCTACGCCTTGATCGCGCTGGGCTACGTGATCATCTACAAGGCCACCGACGTGGTGAACTTCGCCCAGGGCGACCTGATGATGGCGGGCGCCTACAGCGGCATCGTCGCCTATAGCCTGCTCGGTCTGCCGTTCGGGGTGGCGCTGGCCGCCGCCGTGGCGGTGGGCACGATCCTCGGCCTCGCCGTCGGGGGCACGGTGTCGACGATGCTGGTCCGCTTCAAGTCGTCGCTGGTCAACACCATCATCCTCACGCTGTCCATCGGCATCGTGCTGAACAGCCTGGCCATGCTGATCTTCGGGCCGAACCCCTATCCGCTGCCCACCTCGTTCGGCAAGGAGCCGGTCATCTTCGGCGGGATCCGGATCACGCCGCTCAGCCTGATGATCATCGCCTTCTCGGCCGTCGTCATGGCCGCGCTCTTCGCCTTCTTCCGCTACACCTGGGTGGGCAAGGCCATGCGGGCGACGGCCCAGAACCGCGACGCGGCGAGCCTCATGGGCATCGACGTGGGGCGGATGTTCGCGCTGTCGTGGACGCTCGGCAGCGTGCTGGGGGCGCTGGGCGGCGTGCTCCTGGCCCCTCTGATTCACGCTGAGCCCTCCATGGGGATCGTCGCGGTGAAAGCCTTCGCTGCGGCCATCATCGGGGGGTTCACGAGCCTGCCTGGCGCGATCGTGGGGGGGCTCTTGCTGGGTATTCTCGAGAACCTCGCCGGCGGCTACCTCTCGATGGCGTTCAAGGACGGGATCGCCTACCTGGTGCTGGGCGCGATCCTCCTGGTGAAGCCCACGGGCTTCTTCGAGCGCCAGGCCGTCCGGCGCGTCTGA
- a CDS encoding ABC transporter substrate-binding protein — MRATRSFVVSVALTLLMVPGLALGAGDRTGVTRDTITVGMFGFYTGAGSFYGTGARDGAMMVINEVNAAGGVHGRTVKVIVEDDRSTPAGSIAAARKLLHNDKVFALINQGGSNPFVATLPILKESNVPVFVQIPSSPKVTRPFHKTIFRAASFNDQLQGWLLADFVMQHLKPARVGILNQSDDYGKVGAQYVIERLQAQHKVTPVAVVEHDRDATDLSAQVLKLREAKPDVVILYTYLRPGAIYLRQAKELGLSAKTVGSVASGQRVTVSLAGEYAEGAMFLTYIPVIEESDDPRMVAFTKKWKAAYPNVIDPGRPGLPDIIGYVATRLFVKAIEAAGPDLTREGLVAALEKTRGFSHDGLMMSISFTPTNHDGMSEATFFQITGKKRQLMNVVVGGRKVLDEIVNMKP; from the coding sequence ATGAGAGCCACGCGGAGTTTCGTCGTGTCGGTCGCGCTGACGCTGCTAATGGTGCCCGGTCTGGCGCTCGGGGCGGGGGACCGCACCGGGGTGACCAGGGACACGATCACCGTCGGGATGTTCGGCTTCTACACGGGCGCGGGCTCCTTCTACGGGACCGGCGCCCGGGACGGCGCCATGATGGTGATCAACGAGGTCAACGCGGCGGGTGGCGTTCACGGGCGCACCGTCAAGGTCATCGTCGAGGATGACCGGAGCACGCCGGCGGGCTCCATCGCTGCCGCCCGCAAGCTCCTCCACAACGACAAGGTCTTCGCCCTGATCAACCAGGGCGGATCCAATCCCTTCGTTGCCACGCTCCCGATCCTCAAGGAGTCCAACGTCCCCGTGTTCGTCCAGATCCCGTCCTCCCCGAAGGTGACCCGGCCGTTCCACAAGACGATCTTCCGCGCCGCGTCCTTCAACGACCAGCTCCAGGGCTGGCTCCTGGCCGACTTCGTGATGCAGCACCTCAAGCCCGCGCGGGTGGGGATCCTCAACCAGTCCGACGACTACGGCAAGGTCGGCGCGCAGTACGTCATCGAGCGCTTGCAGGCCCAGCACAAGGTGACGCCGGTGGCGGTGGTCGAGCACGACCGCGACGCCACCGATCTCTCGGCCCAGGTGCTGAAGCTGAGGGAAGCAAAGCCGGACGTGGTGATCCTCTACACGTACCTCCGCCCCGGGGCCATCTACCTCCGGCAGGCGAAGGAGCTCGGCCTGAGCGCCAAGACGGTGGGCTCGGTGGCCTCCGGCCAGCGCGTGACGGTGAGCCTGGCGGGCGAGTACGCCGAGGGGGCCATGTTCCTGACCTACATCCCCGTCATCGAGGAGTCCGACGACCCGCGGATGGTGGCCTTCACCAAGAAGTGGAAGGCAGCCTACCCGAACGTGATCGATCCCGGGCGTCCTGGCCTGCCCGACATCATCGGGTACGTGGCCACGCGGCTGTTCGTGAAGGCGATCGAGGCGGCGGGGCCCGACCTCACGCGCGAGGGGCTGGTCGCCGCGCTGGAGAAGACCCGCGGGTTCTCGCACGACGGACTCATGATGTCCATCAGCTTCACCCCCACCAACCACGACGGTATGAGCGAGGCCACGTTCTTCCAGATCACCGGCAAGAAGCGCCAGCTGATGAACGTGGTCGTGGGGGGGCGCAAGGTCCTGGACGAGATCGTCAACATGAAGCCGTAG
- a CDS encoding 4Fe-4S binding protein, which yields MSRLEIDVCGVKLKNPLVVASATPTKNAEFFRRSFESGAAAAVAKTVIPDEMGGQPMRTYVRPRFTILNRKAYPHSFTHYSSEFACEYRPEEWMNELKQAKKYAEENDARLIGSMGAISLENWRNLARAHEDAGCDMLEAWMFACPNLSGSSISSSGGLSLAFDQWVDMIGTAVQSVRIPIFVKVGSEFGIHSILGGAHAAKKGGAAGVTVGDRTSALEVDLKTGRPLLAGGFSGCGGPWMRPIVQKFVVRVAQEVGLPIAFSGGIWTWEDVVKVLMVGSTTVQVCTAIMYSKKGYGIIRDLVGGLDRYLVQNGYASVNDLRGISLPQLRTFDTLERTPKGEIYMDVIRDLCDGCGYCSHWCYYDAITFGSDRIAIVDKEKCDGCGLCLALCPQDAFEMRGSVPVYMGLDS from the coding sequence ATGAGCCGGTTGGAGATAGACGTCTGCGGAGTGAAGCTCAAGAACCCCCTTGTCGTCGCCTCGGCGACTCCCACGAAGAACGCCGAGTTCTTCCGGCGGTCGTTCGAGAGCGGGGCGGCGGCGGCGGTGGCGAAGACCGTGATTCCCGACGAGATGGGCGGCCAGCCGATGCGCACCTACGTGCGGCCGCGGTTCACGATTCTGAACAGGAAGGCCTACCCTCACTCCTTCACCCACTACTCCAGCGAGTTCGCCTGCGAGTACCGGCCGGAGGAGTGGATGAACGAGCTCAAGCAGGCGAAGAAGTACGCTGAGGAGAACGATGCCCGGCTGATCGGAAGCATGGGCGCCATCTCGCTCGAGAACTGGCGGAACCTCGCGCGCGCTCACGAGGATGCCGGTTGCGACATGCTCGAGGCCTGGATGTTCGCGTGCCCGAACCTCTCCGGATCGTCGATCTCGAGCTCGGGCGGTCTGTCTCTCGCATTCGACCAGTGGGTGGACATGATCGGGACGGCCGTGCAGAGCGTCCGCATCCCCATCTTCGTCAAGGTCGGCTCGGAGTTCGGGATCCATTCGATCCTCGGCGGCGCCCATGCGGCGAAGAAGGGCGGGGCGGCAGGGGTGACGGTGGGCGACCGGACGTCGGCGCTGGAGGTCGATCTCAAGACAGGACGGCCGCTGCTCGCCGGCGGCTTCTCGGGCTGCGGTGGTCCGTGGATGCGCCCCATTGTCCAGAAGTTCGTGGTCCGCGTGGCCCAGGAGGTGGGTCTGCCCATCGCGTTCAGCGGCGGGATCTGGACTTGGGAGGATGTGGTGAAAGTACTCATGGTCGGCTCGACGACCGTCCAGGTCTGCACGGCGATCATGTACTCGAAGAAGGGCTACGGCATCATCCGCGATCTCGTCGGTGGCCTGGACCGCTATCTCGTCCAGAACGGCTACGCCTCGGTGAACGATCTCCGAGGGATCTCGCTGCCCCAACTCAGGACCTTCGACACGCTGGAGCGCACCCCGAAGGGCGAGATCTACATGGATGTGATCCGCGACCTGTGCGACGGCTGCGGCTACTGTTCGCACTGGTGCTACTACGACGCGATCACCTTCGGATCCGATCGCATCGCGATCGTCGACAAGGAGAAGTGCGATGGCTGCGGGCTCTGCCTGGCCCTCTGCCCGCAGGACGCCTTCGAGATGCGGGGGAGCGTCCCCGTCTACATGGGCCTCGATTCGTAG
- a CDS encoding GntR family transcriptional regulator, translating to MSAQPVTPSLTERVYRALRRDILSGALKPGDPIPVRLLARRYRASRTPIREALIRLAQEGFANIHPRRGVFATGVSLKELHEVFQVREMLEGFAARLACQNPDKQALDAFEEELGLARKSGRYQDLIAVGLKIHEWIGRASNNATLAGILETLHGHMTRIFAIFVANQTVAQEAYGQYQEIIDAIRDGKPDEAERAMQRHIALCREHLLRSV from the coding sequence ATGTCAGCACAGCCGGTGACCCCGAGCCTCACCGAGCGCGTCTACCGGGCGCTTCGGCGCGACATCCTCTCCGGGGCCCTGAAGCCAGGCGACCCGATCCCCGTCAGGCTCCTCGCCCGGCGTTACCGTGCGAGCCGGACCCCCATCAGGGAAGCCCTCATCCGGTTGGCTCAGGAGGGGTTCGCGAACATACACCCCCGGCGGGGCGTGTTCGCCACCGGCGTGTCGCTCAAGGAGCTCCACGAGGTCTTCCAAGTCCGCGAGATGCTAGAAGGCTTCGCCGCGCGGCTGGCGTGCCAGAACCCGGACAAGCAGGCGCTGGACGCCTTCGAGGAAGAGCTGGGGCTGGCGCGCAAGAGCGGGCGGTACCAGGACCTCATCGCTGTGGGGCTGAAGATCCACGAGTGGATTGGCAGGGCTTCCAACAATGCGACGCTCGCCGGCATCCTCGAGACGCTGCACGGCCACATGACCCGCATCTTCGCGATCTTCGTCGCTAACCAGACCGTCGCCCAGGAGGCGTATGGACAGTATCAGGAGATCATCGACGCCATCCGCGACGGGAAGCCCGATGAGGCCGAGAGGGCGATGCAGCGGCACATCGCCCTCTGCAGGGAGCACTTGCTGAGGAGCGTGTGA
- a CDS encoding crotonase/enoyl-CoA hydratase family protein, whose protein sequence is MPAAPVLYARDGRIARITLNRPEKLNAIDGEMPRALRQAVEEAGRDDAVHVILLSGTGRAFCAGYDLERYAERPRPQEYSQDLPWDPMLDYQGMSENTACFMSLWRSFKPVICKVHGYAVAGGSDIALCADLVVMADEARIGYPPARVWGCPTTAMWVYRVGAERAKRLLLTGDLITGSEAARIGLVSEAVPALELDLAVERLAARMAGVPRNQLMMQKLMVNQAYENMGLAATQMIATLFDGITRHTPEGFAFKTRCEQVGFKQAVRERDSGEPI, encoded by the coding sequence ATGCCCGCTGCCCCGGTGCTCTACGCCCGAGACGGACGCATTGCCCGCATCACGCTGAACCGGCCCGAGAAGCTCAACGCCATCGACGGCGAGATGCCGCGGGCGCTGCGCCAGGCTGTGGAGGAGGCCGGCCGAGACGACGCCGTCCACGTGATCCTGCTGTCGGGCACCGGGCGGGCCTTCTGCGCCGGCTACGACCTCGAGCGCTACGCCGAGCGGCCCCGGCCCCAGGAGTACAGCCAGGACCTTCCGTGGGACCCGATGCTCGACTACCAGGGGATGAGCGAGAACACCGCCTGCTTCATGAGCCTCTGGCGGAGCTTCAAGCCAGTGATCTGCAAGGTGCATGGCTACGCCGTCGCGGGGGGCAGCGACATCGCCCTCTGCGCGGATCTGGTCGTCATGGCCGATGAGGCGCGGATCGGCTATCCGCCGGCGCGGGTGTGGGGCTGTCCCACCACAGCCATGTGGGTGTATCGGGTCGGCGCCGAGCGCGCGAAGCGCCTGCTCCTCACGGGGGACCTGATCACGGGCAGCGAGGCGGCGCGCATCGGGCTCGTCTCCGAGGCTGTGCCGGCGCTGGAGCTCGACCTCGCCGTGGAGCGGCTGGCCGCCCGGATGGCCGGGGTGCCGCGGAACCAGCTCATGATGCAGAAGCTCATGGTCAACCAGGCCTACGAGAACATGGGGCTCGCCGCCACGCAGATGATCGCCACCCTGTTCGACGGCATCACCCGCCACACCCCCGAGGGCTTCGCCTTCAAGACCCGCTGCGAGCAGGTGGGCTTCAAGCAAGCCGTCCGCGAAAGGGACAGCGGCGAGCCAATCTAG
- a CDS encoding SDR family NAD(P)-dependent oxidoreductase: MRVAFVGATRGMGRALSRLMAERGEALCLLGRDAAELAASARDLEARGAAGPVQTAPLDLARPAGFEAALAAADEALGGIDTLVVTGGLLDPSEALQRDMARLEQLLHVNFTGTVVLCQLAAERLAARGGGRLCVFSSVAGDRPRRSNYLYGASKAGLSAFLEGLGHAYAERGVSVLCVKPGFVRTGLTEGLPVPPFAGEPEPVARTVLKALDAGRRVVYAPPVWRWIMLVIRLLPHAAMRRIRF; the protein is encoded by the coding sequence ATGAGAGTCGCCTTCGTCGGCGCGACCCGCGGGATGGGCCGGGCGCTCAGCCGGCTCATGGCCGAGCGTGGGGAGGCCCTGTGCCTCCTCGGCCGCGACGCGGCCGAGCTGGCCGCCTCGGCGCGGGACCTCGAGGCCCGCGGGGCGGCGGGGCCCGTGCAGACGGCACCTCTGGATCTGGCTCGTCCGGCCGGCTTCGAGGCGGCCCTGGCCGCGGCGGACGAGGCCCTCGGCGGCATCGACACGCTGGTGGTGACGGGGGGCCTGCTGGATCCGTCCGAGGCGCTCCAGCGGGACATGGCTCGGCTCGAGCAGCTGCTCCACGTGAACTTCACGGGGACCGTGGTGCTCTGCCAGCTGGCCGCCGAGCGGCTGGCGGCCCGCGGCGGCGGGCGGCTCTGCGTCTTCAGCAGCGTGGCCGGCGACCGCCCGCGACGCAGCAACTACCTCTACGGCGCCTCCAAGGCCGGGCTGTCGGCCTTCCTCGAGGGACTGGGCCATGCCTATGCCGAGCGCGGCGTGAGCGTGCTCTGCGTGAAGCCGGGCTTCGTCCGGACCGGCCTCACGGAAGGGCTGCCGGTGCCGCCCTTCGCCGGGGAGCCGGAGCCCGTGGCCCGGACGGTGCTGAAGGCGCTCGATGCTGGCCGGCGCGTGGTCTATGCCCCGCCGGTGTGGCGGTGGATCATGCTCGTCATCCGCTTGCTGCCTCACGCCGCGATGCGCCGCATCCGCTTCTGA
- a CDS encoding FAD-binding oxidoreductase gives MDRLSPRLEPVAGWGRRLGRRGRVARPERLGAPPPAERCLLARGLGRAYGDAAVPSSEAALVLETTRADRILGWDPHTGRLRCEAGLSVGEMLRLFLPRGWFPPVTPGTRHVTVGGCVACDVHGKNHHRDGSFGRFVERLTVLVADGRLVDCGPDLERELFLATVGGMGLTGLIVEATLRLRPVESPWMAVETEGVPDLAAMVAGLAASARQWPYTVGWIDCLARGRALGRGVLMRGRHATCAEAGTRAPAPRRPWRVPADAPEWLLSPLLMRGFNRMYHWTHGGRPRQRLVPHESFFYPLDAVGDWNRMYGRRGFLQYQCVVPRAAGPGALSRLLERLAAAGAASFLAVIKDCGPAGEAYLSFPLEGMTLALDLPYRGPATEALVHDLNAAVIEAGGRIYLAKDAVTRAADFEKMMPRLKEWQAVRDRWDPERRFRSAQSVRLLGDPE, from the coding sequence GTGGACAGGCTGAGCCCGCGCCTCGAGCCCGTCGCCGGCTGGGGCCGCCGGCTGGGGCGCCGCGGCCGCGTGGCACGGCCGGAGCGCCTGGGCGCGCCGCCCCCCGCGGAGCGGTGCCTCCTGGCCCGGGGGCTCGGCCGCGCCTATGGCGACGCGGCAGTACCCTCCAGCGAGGCGGCGCTGGTGCTGGAGACGACGCGGGCCGACCGCATCCTGGGGTGGGATCCGCACACCGGGCGGCTTCGCTGCGAGGCGGGGCTCAGCGTCGGCGAGATGCTGCGCCTCTTCCTCCCGCGGGGCTGGTTCCCGCCGGTGACGCCGGGGACGCGGCACGTGACCGTGGGCGGTTGCGTGGCCTGCGACGTGCACGGCAAGAACCACCACCGGGACGGCTCCTTCGGCCGCTTCGTCGAGCGCCTGACAGTTCTGGTGGCGGACGGGCGGCTCGTGGACTGCGGGCCCGACCTCGAGCGCGAGCTCTTCCTCGCCACGGTGGGCGGCATGGGGCTCACGGGGCTCATCGTGGAGGCCACGCTCCGGCTGCGCCCCGTCGAGAGCCCGTGGATGGCGGTCGAGACCGAGGGCGTCCCCGATCTGGCGGCCATGGTGGCGGGACTCGCGGCCTCGGCCAGGCAGTGGCCCTACACGGTGGGCTGGATCGACTGCCTGGCGCGGGGCCGGGCGCTCGGGCGCGGCGTGCTCATGCGCGGCCGCCACGCCACCTGCGCCGAGGCCGGCACCCGCGCGCCCGCGCCGCGCCGCCCCTGGCGCGTGCCGGCCGACGCCCCGGAGTGGCTCCTGAGCCCGCTGCTGATGCGCGGCTTCAACCGCATGTACCACTGGACCCACGGCGGCCGCCCGCGCCAGCGGCTGGTACCCCACGAGTCGTTCTTCTACCCGCTGGATGCGGTGGGCGACTGGAACCGGATGTACGGGCGGCGCGGCTTCCTCCAGTATCAGTGCGTGGTGCCCCGGGCCGCGGGGCCCGGCGCGCTCAGCCGCCTGCTCGAGCGCCTCGCGGCCGCGGGTGCGGCCTCCTTCCTCGCCGTGATCAAGGACTGCGGCCCGGCGGGCGAGGCCTATCTCTCCTTCCCCCTGGAGGGCATGACCCTCGCCCTCGATTTGCCGTATCGCGGCCCCGCCACGGAGGCGCTCGTCCACGACCTGAACGCCGCGGTGATCGAGGCCGGCGGCCGGATCTACCTGGCCAAGGACGCCGTGACGCGGGCGGCGGATTTCGAGAAGATGATGCCGCGCCTCAAGGAGTGGCAAGCCGTGCGCGACCGCTGGGACCCCGAGCGGCGCTTCCGCTCGGCCCAGTCCGTCCGCCTCCTGGGAGACCCGGAATGA
- a CDS encoding decaprenyl-phosphate phosphoribosyltransferase, whose translation MRVIAATVASLRPKQWVKNLFVFAGVIFSQQLFTPLIWPALAAFVLFCALSGAMYLLNDVADAEKDRLHPVKRHRPVAVGALPRGGALVFGAGLLGASLAGAFALSWRFGLVAAGYGALLTAYSLWLKHLVILDVLTVAVGFVLRAVAGAVAVEVEISGWLLICTVLIALFLALGKRRHEYLTLHGEAAAHRPILAEYSEGFLDQMIAVVTASTVTAYALYTMSPETVAKFHTRLLPLTLPFVLYGIFRYLYLLYRRQLGGNPSDLLLNDRALLVNTALWMLALLVLIYAPWTG comes from the coding sequence GTGCGCGTGATCGCGGCGACGGTGGCCTCGCTCAGGCCGAAGCAGTGGGTGAAGAACCTCTTCGTCTTCGCCGGGGTGATCTTCTCCCAGCAGCTCTTCACGCCGCTCATCTGGCCTGCGCTGGCGGCCTTCGTGCTCTTCTGCGCGCTCTCGGGCGCCATGTACCTCCTCAACGACGTGGCGGACGCCGAGAAGGACCGCTTGCACCCCGTCAAGCGCCACCGTCCGGTGGCGGTGGGGGCGCTGCCGCGCGGGGGCGCCCTGGTGTTCGGCGCGGGGCTCCTCGGGGCGAGCCTGGCCGGGGCCTTCGCGCTCTCCTGGCGCTTCGGCCTCGTGGCGGCGGGCTACGGCGCGCTGCTCACCGCCTACTCGCTGTGGCTCAAGCACCTGGTGATCCTGGACGTGCTCACGGTGGCGGTGGGCTTCGTGCTCCGAGCCGTGGCCGGCGCCGTCGCCGTGGAGGTGGAGATCTCCGGGTGGCTCCTGATCTGCACCGTCCTCATCGCGCTCTTCCTGGCCCTGGGCAAGCGGCGCCACGAGTACCTCACACTGCACGGCGAGGCCGCGGCCCACCGGCCGATCCTGGCGGAGTACAGCGAGGGTTTCCTCGACCAGATGATCGCCGTGGTCACCGCCTCCACCGTCACGGCCTACGCGCTCTACACGATGTCCCCCGAGACGGTGGCCAAGTTTCACACCCGCCTCCTGCCGCTCACCCTGCCCTTCGTGCTCTACGGCATCTTCCGCTACCTCTACCTGCTCTACCGCCGACAGCTCGGCGGCAACCCTTCCGACCTCCTGCTCAACGACCGCGCGCTGCTCGTGAACACGGCGCTCTGGATGCTCGCGCTCCTGGTGCTGATCTACGCCCCGTGGACAGGCTGA
- a CDS encoding DegT/DnrJ/EryC1/StrS family aminotransferase, producing MRAELLDAASRVLTSGWFILGPEGRALEAELAALCQAGHGVGVNSGTDALLFALKALGVQPGDEVITSAFSFVASGSTIALCGARPVFVDVDPVTLNLDPALVERAITPRTRAVVPVHLYGQVAAMDALIALARARGLAVIADAAQAVGATYAGRGVGAWGDAACLSFYPTKNLGACGDGGMVLTNREDVAQRVRRLRDHGALRKYEHPELGHSSRLDELQAAFLRVKLPRLPQWNEARRRLAARYRALLDGLPLTLPVERPPAQHIYHQFTVRSTQRDALVKGLEDLGVGTAVHYPTILPAQPLFREAGGEAAFPVAARAAREVLSLPCFPELADEEVRTVAAAVRTVLSRLS from the coding sequence ATGCGGGCCGAGCTCCTCGACGCGGCCTCCCGCGTCCTCACCTCGGGCTGGTTCATCCTGGGTCCCGAGGGACGGGCGCTCGAGGCCGAGCTGGCCGCCCTCTGCCAGGCCGGCCACGGGGTCGGCGTCAACTCGGGCACGGACGCGCTCCTGTTCGCCCTCAAGGCGCTGGGCGTCCAGCCGGGCGACGAGGTGATCACCTCCGCCTTCTCCTTCGTGGCCTCGGGGAGCACCATCGCGCTGTGCGGGGCCAGGCCCGTGTTCGTGGACGTGGATCCCGTCACCCTCAACCTGGACCCGGCGCTGGTGGAGCGGGCCATCACCCCCCGCACGCGCGCCGTGGTGCCGGTCCACCTCTACGGCCAGGTCGCCGCCATGGATGCCCTCATCGCCCTGGCCCGCGCCCGGGGGCTCGCCGTGATCGCCGATGCCGCCCAGGCCGTGGGAGCGACCTACGCCGGCCGCGGCGTGGGCGCCTGGGGGGACGCCGCGTGCCTCTCCTTCTACCCGACGAAGAACCTGGGCGCCTGTGGCGACGGCGGCATGGTGCTCACCAACCGAGAGGACGTGGCCCAGCGGGTGCGCAGGCTCCGCGACCACGGCGCGCTCCGCAAGTACGAGCACCCGGAGCTGGGGCACTCGAGCCGGCTCGACGAGCTGCAGGCCGCCTTCCTCCGCGTCAAGCTCCCGCGGTTGCCCCAGTGGAACGAGGCGCGCCGTCGCCTGGCTGCCCGCTACCGCGCCCTGCTCGACGGGCTGCCGCTTACCCTGCCGGTGGAGCGGCCGCCGGCGCAGCACATCTACCACCAGTTCACGGTGCGCTCGACGCAGCGGGACGCCCTCGTGAAAGGGCTCGAGGATCTCGGGGTCGGGACGGCGGTCCACTACCCGACCATCCTCCCCGCCCAGCCGCTGTTCCGGGAGGCGGGCGGCGAGGCCGCCTTCCCCGTGGCCGCCCGGGCCGCGCGCGAGGTCCTGTCACTGCCCTGCTTTCCGGAGCTCGCCGACGAGGAGGTGCGGACCGTGGCGGCCGCCGTCCGGACGGTGCTCTCGCGCCTCTCCTGA